In Nonomuraea sp. NBC_00507, the following are encoded in one genomic region:
- a CDS encoding TetR/AcrR family transcriptional regulator: MDDDCAQPQTLRRQPAQRRSARRVERMLDACAELLDETGYEALSTTRIAERADVAIGSVYQFFPDKRAITQEVTRRNVEEFVRRVDRRFLEEDHRGWWEAVDAIIDEYVDMHRTVAGFKSLHFGDAVDLNMLDSDSDNNTVIAGRLRGLFLKEFGLADCPELDLAVLVAVEAGDAVLKLAFRRDPDGAPEIIDAAKQLIRGFLSRQLKSWSPPS; this comes from the coding sequence ATGGATGACGATTGTGCCCAGCCCCAAACTCTGAGGCGGCAGCCCGCACAGCGCCGCAGCGCGCGGCGCGTCGAGCGCATGCTCGACGCCTGTGCCGAGCTGCTCGACGAGACCGGATACGAGGCCCTGTCCACCACCCGCATAGCCGAGCGGGCGGACGTGGCGATCGGGTCGGTCTACCAGTTCTTTCCCGACAAGCGGGCCATCACCCAAGAGGTCACCCGGCGCAACGTCGAGGAGTTCGTCCGCAGGGTGGACCGCCGGTTCCTGGAGGAGGACCATCGCGGCTGGTGGGAGGCGGTCGACGCGATCATCGACGAATACGTCGACATGCACAGGACCGTCGCCGGCTTCAAGAGCCTGCACTTCGGTGACGCCGTCGACCTCAACATGCTCGACTCCGACTCCGACAACAATACGGTGATCGCGGGACGGCTGCGCGGGCTGTTCCTGAAGGAGTTCGGGCTGGCCGACTGCCCAGAGCTGGACCTGGCAGTGCTGGTGGCCGTCGAGGCCGGGGACGCCGTGCTGAAGCTGGCCTTCCGCCGCGATCCCGACGGCGCTCCCGAGATCATCGACGCCGCCAAGCAGCTGATCCGCGGCTTCCTGTCCCGTCAGCTGAAATCCTGGTCGCCACCGTCATAG
- a CDS encoding TetR/AcrR family transcriptional regulator encodes MPRDTLTREQIIRAAVEVLDAEGVEGLNMRRLGTWLGSAATAVYWHVKSKDELVVLAADEVWSEIELPDPAGVGWREAAAVMARNLHSMVVRHPWLVTAMSLYSIYGPGKARHDDHLIGVYEAAGFAGRQVDWAMNVVFVFALGQALGAASDAAWRRRLRRAGGDVEEQVRADTAWITEIAAQFPRLRARLDALGDDGQDESFEFGLQTVLDGLQARLGAR; translated from the coding sequence ATGCCGCGTGACACGTTGACCAGGGAGCAGATCATCCGGGCCGCGGTCGAGGTCCTGGACGCCGAGGGCGTGGAGGGGCTCAACATGCGGCGCCTCGGCACCTGGCTCGGCTCCGCCGCCACGGCGGTCTACTGGCACGTCAAGAGCAAGGACGAGCTCGTCGTGCTGGCCGCCGACGAGGTGTGGAGCGAGATCGAGCTACCCGACCCGGCCGGGGTGGGCTGGCGGGAGGCCGCCGCCGTTATGGCCCGCAACCTTCACTCGATGGTCGTCAGGCATCCGTGGCTGGTGACGGCCATGAGCCTCTACTCCATCTACGGCCCGGGCAAGGCCCGCCACGACGACCACCTCATCGGGGTCTACGAGGCGGCCGGGTTCGCCGGCCGGCAGGTGGACTGGGCGATGAACGTCGTGTTCGTCTTCGCCCTCGGCCAGGCGCTCGGCGCGGCGTCCGACGCCGCCTGGCGCCGGCGACTCCGCCGGGCCGGTGGAGACGTGGAGGAGCAGGTACGGGCGGATACGGCGTGGATCACCGAGATCGCCGCGCAGTTCCCGAGGTTGCGGGCCCGCCTGGACGCCCTGGGCGATGACGGCCAGGACGAGAGCTTCGAGTTCGGCCTCCAGACGGTCCTCGACGGCCTGCAGGCCCGGCTGGGCGCGCGGTGA